A window of Xylophilus sp. GW821-FHT01B05 contains these coding sequences:
- the ccsA gene encoding cytochrome c biogenesis protein CcsA has protein sequence MILPSASPVSLVLGLAAAAAYALPALFSRRMLENVSRGALVTAWLLHAVVLVWTLLAEQPRFGFAPALSITAWLVLTVYAVESRLFPQMRARWTLSGLGALAVLLALVFPGTPLHVQSSPWLPLHLALGIASYGLFAAALIHAWLMTRAEKQMRLAADPHSGMPLLTLERLTFRFVTAGFVLLTATLAAGLFFGETLYGRAWRWDHKAVFSVLSWLTFAVLLLGRARFGWRGRVALRWLYIGSALLLLAYVGSRFVLEVVLGRSV, from the coding sequence ATGATTTTACCCAGCGCGTCCCCGGTCAGCCTCGTGCTGGGTCTTGCGGCCGCCGCCGCCTATGCGCTGCCGGCCCTTTTTTCGCGGCGCATGCTCGAAAACGTCAGCCGCGGCGCGCTGGTGACCGCCTGGTTGCTGCACGCCGTAGTGCTGGTCTGGACCCTGCTTGCCGAGCAGCCCCGCTTCGGTTTTGCGCCGGCGCTCTCCATCACCGCCTGGCTGGTGCTCACCGTATATGCCGTGGAAAGCCGTTTGTTCCCCCAGATGCGCGCCCGCTGGACCTTGTCCGGCCTGGGCGCACTGGCCGTGCTGCTGGCCCTGGTCTTTCCCGGCACGCCCCTGCACGTGCAAAGCTCGCCCTGGCTGCCGCTGCACCTGGCGCTGGGCATTGCCTCTTACGGCCTGTTTGCCGCCGCGCTGATCCACGCCTGGCTCATGACCCGGGCCGAAAAGCAGATGCGCCTGGCCGCCGATCCGCACAGCGGCATGCCGCTGCTGACGCTGGAGCGCCTGACCTTCCGCTTTGTTACCGCCGGTTTCGTGCTGCTCACGGCCACCCTGGCCGCAGGCCTGTTCTTTGGCGAAACCCTCTACGGCCGCGCCTGGCGCTGGGACCACAAGGCGGTGTTCTCGGTGCTGTCCTGGCTGACCTTTGCCGTGCTGCTGCTGGGCCGTGCGCGCTTTGGCTGGCGCGGGCGCGTCGCCCTGCGCTGGCTCTATATCGGCTCGGCCCTGTTGCTGCTTGCCTATGTCGGCTCGCGCTTCGTGCTGGAAGTGGTGCTGGGGCGCAGCGTATGA
- a CDS encoding PP0621 family protein yields the protein MKLLVILAAVGLLLWLLRSGREVKPTKPRDTARAAAPRIAPPEDMVRCDACGLHLPRSDALVAANGIFCCAAHQRAGPGPQ from the coding sequence ATGAAGCTGCTCGTGATACTGGCCGCCGTTGGGCTGCTGCTCTGGCTGCTGCGCAGCGGCCGCGAGGTCAAGCCCACCAAGCCGCGCGACACGGCCCGCGCCGCCGCACCGCGCATCGCGCCGCCCGAAGACATGGTGCGCTGCGACGCCTGCGGCCTGCACCTGCCGCGCAGCGACGCCCTGGTGGCGGCCAATGGCATCTTCTGCTGCGCGGCGCACCAGCGCGCCGGCCCCGGGCCCCAATAG
- a CDS encoding ATP-binding protein yields MASSAARRTSAPAPGPNSVSPASARFEAPDTSFARIWRGFATARLLVAVALLLLQGLIQAIGQTHRTPFLLLCVVYLAATLVVRFGAAPPGASTVQLGQRWLPTIGVDLLAYSAMQVLQSGGMNYTPLLGLPVLMAAVLGSRAMALGTAAGVTLLLLADAAWLWLDASAGATPRLLQAGLTGIGYFAVAFLVQPLAARLAREQELARRSQMAAAVQAQVNELVIETLTDGVLVVDDAGWVRAANPAARVLLDAGHAAPPFSLAAEPAWLPLVDLAHRTVAEGGRQATDVVLQHAERGPRRLHVRTRLTPLREQHAETLCVMFLQDLRDTEARLHTDRLAAMGRMSAAVAHEIRNPLAAIAQANALLDEDLHDPAHKQLTLMVRQNAQRLAKIADEVLDVSRAQHQLDFTGSVAIPLDETVYTACHDWHQHGGKGCGLQVMPEAGDGVRVEFDPDHLRRILVNLLDNALRYIGPDPDALQVRTWTAAGNQALLEVWSDGAPLEPQVEQRLFEPFFSSESRSSGLGLYICRELCERHGAGIAYRRMPRPTAAGPVDGNAFTIVFRHPHSAATNSLFDTIVV; encoded by the coding sequence ATGGCATCTTCTGCTGCGCGGCGCACCAGCGCGCCGGCCCCGGGCCCCAATAGCGTGTCCCCCGCGAGCGCCCGCTTCGAGGCCCCCGACACCAGCTTCGCGCGCATCTGGCGCGGCTTTGCCACGGCACGCCTGCTGGTGGCCGTGGCCCTGCTGTTGCTGCAGGGCCTGATCCAGGCCATCGGGCAAACCCATCGCACGCCATTTTTATTGCTGTGCGTCGTCTACCTGGCCGCCACGCTGGTCGTGCGATTCGGAGCTGCGCCACCGGGGGCCAGCACGGTGCAGCTTGGCCAGCGCTGGCTGCCCACCATCGGCGTCGACCTGCTGGCCTATTCCGCCATGCAGGTGCTGCAGTCGGGCGGCATGAACTACACGCCCCTGCTCGGCCTGCCGGTGCTGATGGCTGCGGTGCTCGGCTCGCGCGCCATGGCGCTAGGCACCGCCGCTGGCGTCACGCTGCTGCTGCTGGCGGACGCCGCCTGGCTCTGGCTGGACGCATCCGCCGGCGCCACGCCGCGGCTACTGCAGGCGGGGCTGACCGGCATCGGCTACTTTGCCGTGGCCTTCCTGGTGCAGCCACTGGCAGCGCGCCTCGCGCGCGAACAAGAATTGGCGCGGCGCAGCCAGATGGCGGCGGCGGTGCAGGCGCAGGTCAATGAACTGGTCATCGAGACCCTGACCGACGGCGTGCTGGTGGTCGATGACGCCGGCTGGGTGCGCGCCGCGAACCCGGCCGCGCGGGTGCTGCTGGATGCCGGCCACGCCGCGCCGCCCTTCTCGCTGGCGGCTGAGCCGGCCTGGCTGCCCCTGGTCGATCTTGCGCACCGCACCGTGGCAGAGGGCGGCCGCCAGGCGACCGATGTCGTCTTGCAACACGCCGAGCGCGGCCCGCGCCGCCTGCATGTGCGCACCCGCCTCACGCCGCTGCGCGAGCAGCACGCCGAAACCCTCTGCGTCATGTTCCTGCAGGACCTGCGCGACACCGAGGCACGCCTGCACACCGACAGGCTCGCCGCCATGGGGCGCATGTCGGCGGCAGTGGCCCACGAGATCCGCAACCCGCTGGCGGCCATCGCCCAGGCCAACGCGCTGCTGGACGAAGACCTGCACGACCCCGCCCACAAGCAGCTCACGCTGATGGTGCGCCAGAACGCCCAGCGCCTGGCCAAGATCGCCGACGAGGTGCTCGATGTCTCCCGGGCGCAGCACCAGCTCGACTTCACCGGCAGCGTCGCCATCCCGCTCGATGAAACCGTGTACACCGCCTGCCACGACTGGCACCAGCACGGCGGCAAGGGCTGTGGCCTGCAGGTCATGCCGGAAGCCGGGGACGGCGTGCGCGTGGAGTTCGACCCCGACCACCTGCGCCGCATCCTGGTCAACCTGCTGGACAACGCCTTGCGCTACATCGGCCCCGACCCCGACGCCCTGCAGGTGCGCACCTGGACCGCCGCCGGCAACCAGGCCTTGCTGGAGGTGTGGAGCGACGGCGCACCGCTGGAGCCGCAAGTGGAGCAACGCCTGTTCGAGCCCTTCTTCTCTTCCGAGAGCCGCTCCAGCGGCCTGGGCCTCTATATATGCAGGGAACTCTGCGAGCGCCATGGCGCCGGCATCGCCTATCGCCGCATGCCGCGCCCCACGGCCGCCGGGCCCGTGGACGGCAATGCGTTCACCATCGTGTTCCGTCACCCGCATTCCGCCGCCACCAACTCGCTCTTTGACACAATAGTCGTGTGA
- a CDS encoding sigma-54 dependent transcriptional regulator, protein MSSIPRLPSADSTILVVDDEPDLRTLYELTLLREGYRVEAAASLLEAREHLQRRRFDAVISDMRLPDGSGLEVLQLLRSLQRPERCVVITAYGSAENAVETLKAGAFDYLTKPVDLKQFRAVVAAAVQTTGASSATAPARSVATDTIPTTGPETALARLVGESQAMQLVKQRIVKVARSMAPVLVRGESGTGKELVARALHACSHRAAGPLVAVNCGAIPENLLEAEFFGARKGSYTGSLQDREGYFQAAHGGTLFLDEIGDLPLAMQSKLLRAIQERSVRPIGSTQEEPVDVRIVSATHRDLTSDVREGRFRQDLFYRLNVIEIAVPPLRERRGDLPALCTALLARIAQESGLPVPALSPAAQAQLAQLPLSGNVRELENLLHRAVALSDGDVLQIDAEHTAGATVPAMAHEEAARPDLAVDSPAAPMPQDLQAYLDAREREILVHALHENGFNRTATAARLGISLRQIRYRIARLRIVAPQDAQDLQDEDGGGDSDAR, encoded by the coding sequence GTGAGCTCCATTCCCCGCCTCCCCTCTGCCGATAGCACCATCCTGGTCGTTGACGACGAGCCCGACCTGCGCACGCTCTATGAGCTGACGCTATTGCGCGAAGGCTACCGCGTGGAAGCCGCCGCCAGCCTGCTGGAAGCGCGCGAGCACCTGCAGCGCCGCCGCTTCGATGCCGTGATCTCCGACATGCGCCTGCCCGACGGCTCCGGCCTGGAGGTCCTGCAGTTGCTGCGCAGCCTGCAGCGCCCCGAGCGCTGTGTGGTCATCACTGCCTACGGCTCGGCCGAGAACGCCGTTGAAACCCTCAAGGCCGGTGCCTTCGACTACCTCACCAAGCCGGTCGACCTGAAACAGTTCCGCGCCGTCGTGGCGGCCGCCGTACAAACCACCGGGGCGAGCAGTGCGACGGCGCCTGCACGCAGCGTAGCCACAGACACCATCCCAACGACCGGGCCAGAAACCGCCCTGGCGCGGCTGGTTGGCGAATCCCAGGCCATGCAGTTGGTCAAGCAGCGCATCGTGAAGGTCGCGCGCAGCATGGCGCCGGTGCTGGTGCGCGGCGAATCGGGCACCGGCAAGGAATTGGTCGCACGCGCGCTGCACGCCTGCAGCCACCGCGCCGCCGGCCCCCTGGTGGCGGTCAACTGCGGCGCCATCCCGGAAAACCTGCTGGAGGCCGAATTCTTCGGCGCCCGCAAAGGCTCCTACACCGGCTCGCTGCAAGACCGCGAAGGCTATTTCCAGGCCGCGCACGGCGGCACCCTGTTCCTCGACGAGATCGGCGACCTGCCGCTGGCCATGCAGTCCAAGCTGCTGCGCGCCATCCAGGAACGCAGCGTGCGTCCGATCGGCTCGACCCAGGAAGAGCCGGTGGACGTGCGCATCGTCAGCGCCACGCACCGCGACCTGACCTCCGACGTGCGCGAAGGCCGCTTCCGGCAGGACCTGTTCTACCGGCTGAATGTGATCGAAATCGCAGTGCCGCCACTGCGCGAGCGCCGCGGCGACCTGCCTGCGCTGTGCACAGCGCTACTGGCTCGCATTGCCCAGGAATCCGGCCTGCCGGTGCCCGCGCTCTCCCCTGCGGCCCAGGCGCAGCTTGCGCAACTACCCCTCAGCGGCAACGTTCGCGAGCTGGAAAACCTGCTGCACCGCGCCGTGGCCCTGAGTGATGGTGATGTCCTGCAGATCGACGCTGAACACACTGCAGGGGCAACAGTCCCCGCCATGGCCCATGAAGAGGCGGCCCGTCCCGACTTGGCAGTCGACTCGCCGGCGGCCCCCATGCCGCAGGACCTCCAGGCCTACCTGGACGCACGCGAGCGCGAAATTCTGGTGCATGCCCTGCACGAGAACGGCTTCAACCGCACGGCAACCGCCGCCCGGCTCGGCATCAGCCTGCGGCAAATCCGCTATCGCATCGCCCGGCTGCGCATAGTGGCCCCGCAGGATGCGCAAGACCTGCAGGACGAGGATGGCGGCGGCGACTCCGATGCCCGCTGA
- the ampD gene encoding 1,6-anhydro-N-acetylmuramyl-L-alanine amidase AmpD produces MPAEAAPQWAAGWWHGARHLQSPNFNARPATAVVDLLVVHSISLPPGCYGGDEVFQLFSNTLDWDAHPYFGTIRGLEVSSHFYIRRDGTLWQFVGCDDRAWHAGRSFYRGRAECNDDAIGIELEGLEGDRFEDAQYAALAALCQALRAHYPIAHIAGHSDIAPGRKQDPGPGFDWERLQKFLSWPASFFPVGIGDNRQGLAPASDQEAAPS; encoded by the coding sequence ATGCCCGCTGAAGCCGCACCGCAATGGGCGGCGGGCTGGTGGCATGGCGCCCGTCACCTCCAGTCTCCCAACTTCAATGCCCGCCCCGCTACCGCGGTGGTGGACCTGCTCGTCGTGCATTCGATCAGCCTGCCCCCCGGCTGCTACGGCGGAGACGAAGTCTTTCAGCTTTTCAGCAACACCCTGGACTGGGACGCCCACCCCTATTTCGGCACGATCCGAGGGCTGGAAGTCTCCAGCCACTTCTATATCCGCCGCGACGGCACGCTCTGGCAGTTCGTAGGCTGCGACGACCGTGCCTGGCACGCCGGCCGCTCTTTCTATCGAGGCCGGGCGGAATGCAATGACGACGCCATCGGCATCGAACTGGAGGGCCTTGAAGGCGACCGGTTCGAAGACGCCCAGTACGCCGCGCTCGCAGCCCTGTGCCAGGCCTTGCGCGCGCACTATCCCATCGCCCACATAGCCGGCCATTCAGACATCGCCCCGGGACGCAAGCAAGATCCCGGACCAGGCTTTGACTGGGAGCGCCTGCAGAAATTTTTGTCCTGGCCTGCCTCCTTTTTTCCGGTGGGCATCGGGGACAATAGGCAGGGACTCGCTCCCGCCTCCGACCAAGAGGCCGCCCCCTCCTGA
- a CDS encoding histone H1-like DNA-binding protein, which yields MATAKKPAAKKVAPAKKAAPAKKAAAPAKKVAAKKAAPAKKAAPAKKVAVKKAAPAKKAAPAKKVAAKKVVAKKAAPAKKATPAKKVAAKKVVAKKAAPAKKAAPAKKVAAKKVVAKKVVAKKPAPAAAKKAVTKKAAPAKKPAAAPAAAKRAAKKPAAKKTKPAAPATTGAASATAPAAQTTLNPQAAWPFPTGSKP from the coding sequence ATGGCAACTGCGAAAAAACCGGCCGCAAAGAAGGTGGCCCCTGCGAAGAAAGCTGCACCAGCCAAAAAGGCAGCAGCACCAGCGAAGAAGGTAGCCGCCAAGAAGGCCGCACCGGCCAAGAAGGCTGCGCCCGCCAAGAAGGTAGCAGTGAAGAAGGCTGCACCGGCCAAGAAGGCAGCACCAGCGAAGAAGGTAGCCGCCAAGAAGGTCGTGGCGAAGAAGGCTGCACCAGCCAAGAAGGCAACACCGGCGAAGAAGGTAGCCGCCAAGAAGGTTGTGGCGAAGAAGGCCGCACCAGCCAAGAAGGCAGCACCGGCGAAGAAGGTAGCCGCCAAGAAGGTTGTGGCGAAGAAGGTCGTGGCAAAGAAGCCCGCACCTGCTGCTGCCAAGAAGGCCGTGACGAAGAAGGCTGCACCGGCCAAGAAGCCTGCTGCTGCTCCTGCTGCCGCCAAGAGGGCTGCAAAGAAGCCCGCTGCCAAGAAGACCAAGCCTGCCGCCCCGGCGACGACGGGTGCTGCGTCCGCGACGGCTCCTGCTGCGCAGACCACGCTGAACCCACAGGCCGCCTGGCCGTTCCCGACGGGCAGCAAGCCCTAA
- a CDS encoding ribonucleotide-diphosphate reductase subunit beta — MLTWDEEVKPSSPAPQSSGTPGTREAAASATALGISAAQSNAVPATHRRVNAADKRIINAKTDVNQLVPFKYKWAWEKYLATCANHWMPQEVNMTRDIALWKDPNGLTEDERRIVKRNLGFFVTADSLAANNIVLGTYRHITAPECRQFLLRQAFEEAIHTHAYQYIVESLGLDESEIFNAYNEIASIRNKDEFLLPFIEAISDPHFKTGTHETDQTLLKSLIVFACLMEGLFFYVGFTQILALGRQNKMTGAAEQYQYILRDESMHCNFGIDLINQLKLENPNLWTAEFKAEIKALFVKAVELEYQYAEDTMPRGVLGMNASMFKGYLRYIANRRATQIGLEALFPNEENPFPWMSEMIDLKKERNFFETRVIEYQSGGALSWD, encoded by the coding sequence ATGCTGACCTGGGACGAAGAAGTCAAGCCATCATCGCCGGCGCCGCAATCAAGCGGTACGCCCGGCACACGCGAGGCCGCTGCATCTGCAACGGCACTCGGCATCAGCGCTGCACAATCGAACGCAGTGCCGGCCACGCACCGCCGCGTCAATGCCGCAGACAAGCGCATCATCAACGCCAAGACCGACGTCAACCAGCTCGTCCCCTTCAAGTACAAGTGGGCCTGGGAGAAGTACCTTGCCACCTGCGCCAACCACTGGATGCCGCAGGAAGTGAACATGACGCGCGACATCGCTCTGTGGAAAGACCCGAACGGCCTGACCGAAGACGAGCGCCGCATCGTCAAGCGCAACCTCGGCTTCTTCGTGACCGCCGACTCGCTGGCCGCCAACAACATCGTGCTGGGCACCTACCGCCACATCACGGCGCCCGAATGCCGCCAGTTCCTGCTGCGCCAGGCTTTTGAAGAAGCGATCCACACGCACGCTTACCAGTACATCGTCGAGTCGCTCGGTCTGGACGAAAGCGAGATCTTCAACGCGTACAACGAGATCGCGTCGATCCGCAACAAGGACGAGTTCCTGCTCCCGTTCATCGAAGCCATCAGCGATCCGCACTTCAAGACCGGCACGCACGAAACCGACCAGACGCTGCTGAAGTCCCTCATCGTCTTCGCCTGCCTGATGGAAGGCCTGTTCTTCTACGTAGGCTTCACGCAGATCCTGGCGCTGGGCCGCCAGAACAAGATGACCGGCGCCGCCGAGCAGTACCAGTACATCCTGCGCGACGAGTCCATGCACTGCAACTTCGGCATCGACCTGATCAACCAGCTCAAGCTCGAGAACCCCAACCTGTGGACGGCAGAGTTCAAGGCCGAGATCAAGGCATTGTTCGTGAAGGCCGTGGAACTCGAATACCAGTACGCCGAGGACACCATGCCGCGCGGCGTGCTCGGCATGAATGCTTCCATGTTCAAGGGTTATCTGCGCTACATCGCCAACCGGCGCGCAACGCAGATCGGTCTGGAAGCCTTGTTCCCCAATGAAGAGAACCCGTTCCCCTGGATGAGCGAGATGATTGACCTCAAGAAGGAGCGCAACTTCTTCGAGACGCGCGTCATCGAGTACCAGTCGGGGGGCGCGCTGTCCTGGGACTAG
- a CDS encoding ribonucleoside-diphosphate reductase subunit alpha: protein MQSAALNTPASTIARHPLAADAQPAAPSVTPSTLAQYQIIRRNGAVVPFEPQKIAVAMMKAFLAVHGTQGAASASVRETVDGLTQAVVRALLRSRPGGGTFHIEDVQDQVELGLMRNGHHEAARAYVLYRERHAQERARQQEESAPTTQMLHVVDGDQRFVLDTSRLHSLIEAACEGLGADVKAEPIVAETMRNLYDGVPVDEVYKASILAARTLIEKDPDYTYATARLLLHTIAKEVLGKDVAQGEMAAEYLGYFPAFIQKGVDNELLDPELLTYDLPRLASALKAERDLRFDYLGLQTLFDRYFLHVRKTRIELPQAFFMRVAMGLALKEQDREGRAIEFYEVLSSFDFMSSTPTLFNSGTLRSQLSSCYLTTVPDALDGIYDAIKENALLSKFAGGLGNDWTRVRALGSHIKGTNGESQGVVPFLKVVNDTAVAVNQGGKRKGAVCTYLESWHLDLEEFLELRKNTGDDRRRTHDMNTANWVPDLFMRRVMEKGSWTLFSPSNVPDLHDKFGAEFEQAYVAYEEQAARGEIKPAKTVQAADLWRKMLTMLFETGHPWITFKDACNVRSPQQHAGVVHSSNLCTEITLNTSDTETAVCNLGSVNLLQHLKDGGVDHDKLKKTIKTAMRMLDNVIDINYYAVEKARVSNMRHRPVGLGLMAFQDSLYELRIPYASQEAVDFADQSMEAICYYAYWASSELARERGQYESYKGSLWDRGILPLDTLDMLEKARGGYVEVDRSATLDWDALRKKIAADGMRNSNCVAIAPTATISNIVGVDASIEPCFGNLSVKSNLSGEFTIINGYLVRDLKRLGLWDDVMVMDLKHFDGSLRPIDRVPESVKSLYATAFEVETTWLVEAAARRQKWIDQAQSLNIYMSGASGKKLDDTYKLAWLRGLKTTYYLRTISATHAEKSTVQSGRLNSVSSGEPAAVAAAPSAIEAAAAQARAQADALPATDIKFCAIDDPTCEACQ from the coding sequence ATGCAGTCTGCTGCCCTGAATACCCCAGCCTCCACCATCGCCCGCCACCCTCTCGCCGCAGACGCCCAGCCAGCGGCGCCCAGCGTCACCCCGTCGACACTGGCCCAATACCAGATCATTCGCCGCAACGGCGCGGTCGTCCCCTTCGAGCCCCAGAAGATTGCCGTGGCCATGATGAAGGCCTTCCTGGCCGTGCACGGCACCCAGGGCGCGGCCTCCGCCAGCGTGCGCGAGACCGTCGACGGCCTGACCCAGGCCGTGGTGCGCGCACTGCTGCGCTCGCGCCCAGGTGGCGGCACTTTTCATATCGAAGACGTGCAAGACCAGGTCGAACTGGGCCTGATGCGCAATGGCCATCACGAAGCAGCACGCGCCTATGTGCTCTACCGTGAACGCCACGCCCAAGAACGCGCCCGCCAGCAGGAAGAGTCCGCGCCGACCACCCAGATGCTGCATGTCGTCGACGGCGACCAACGCTTCGTGCTGGACACCAGCCGCCTGCACAGCCTGATCGAAGCCGCCTGCGAAGGCCTGGGCGCCGACGTCAAGGCAGAGCCCATCGTCGCCGAAACCATGCGCAACCTCTACGACGGCGTGCCGGTCGACGAGGTCTACAAGGCATCGATTCTTGCCGCCCGCACCCTGATCGAGAAAGATCCGGACTACACCTACGCCACCGCGCGCCTGTTGCTGCACACCATCGCCAAGGAAGTCCTGGGCAAGGACGTGGCCCAGGGTGAAATGGCAGCCGAGTACCTGGGCTATTTCCCGGCCTTCATCCAGAAGGGCGTGGACAACGAGCTTCTCGACCCGGAACTGCTCACCTACGACCTGCCGCGCCTGGCCAGCGCCCTGAAGGCCGAGCGCGATCTGCGCTTCGACTACCTGGGCCTGCAGACGCTGTTTGACCGCTATTTCCTGCACGTGCGCAAGACCCGCATCGAGCTGCCGCAGGCCTTCTTCATGCGCGTGGCCATGGGCCTGGCGCTGAAGGAGCAAGACCGCGAAGGTCGCGCCATCGAGTTCTACGAAGTGCTGTCGTCCTTCGACTTCATGTCGAGCACCCCGACCCTCTTCAACAGCGGCACGCTGCGCTCGCAGCTGTCGTCGTGCTACCTGACCACGGTCCCCGACGCACTCGACGGCATCTATGACGCCATCAAGGAAAACGCACTGCTGTCGAAATTCGCCGGCGGCCTGGGCAACGACTGGACCCGCGTGCGCGCCTTGGGCAGCCACATCAAGGGCACCAATGGCGAATCGCAGGGCGTGGTGCCCTTCCTCAAGGTGGTCAATGACACCGCCGTGGCCGTGAACCAGGGTGGCAAGCGCAAGGGCGCGGTCTGCACCTACCTCGAATCCTGGCATCTGGACCTGGAAGAATTCCTGGAGCTGCGCAAGAACACCGGCGACGACCGCCGCCGCACGCATGACATGAACACCGCCAACTGGGTGCCCGACCTGTTCATGCGCCGCGTCATGGAAAAGGGCAGCTGGACGCTGTTCTCGCCTTCCAACGTGCCTGACCTGCATGACAAGTTTGGAGCCGAGTTCGAGCAGGCCTATGTGGCCTACGAAGAACAGGCCGCCCGCGGTGAAATCAAGCCCGCCAAGACGGTGCAGGCAGCCGACCTGTGGCGCAAGATGCTCACCATGCTGTTCGAGACCGGCCACCCCTGGATCACGTTCAAGGACGCCTGCAATGTGCGCTCGCCCCAGCAACACGCAGGCGTGGTGCACTCGTCCAACCTTTGCACCGAGATCACGCTCAACACCAGCGACACCGAAACCGCCGTCTGCAACCTGGGTTCCGTGAACCTGCTGCAGCATCTGAAGGATGGCGGCGTCGACCACGACAAGCTGAAGAAGACGATCAAGACCGCGATGCGCATGCTCGACAACGTGATCGACATCAACTACTACGCCGTCGAGAAAGCCCGCGTCTCCAACATGCGCCACCGCCCGGTCGGCCTCGGCCTGATGGCGTTCCAGGACAGCCTCTACGAGCTGCGCATCCCTTACGCCTCGCAAGAAGCCGTCGACTTCGCCGACCAATCCATGGAGGCCATCTGCTACTACGCCTATTGGGCTTCGTCCGAACTGGCCCGTGAACGCGGCCAGTACGAGAGCTACAAGGGCTCGCTGTGGGACCGTGGCATCCTGCCTCTCGACACGCTGGACATGCTGGAGAAGGCCCGCGGCGGCTACGTGGAAGTGGACCGGTCGGCCACCCTCGACTGGGACGCCCTGCGCAAGAAGATCGCGGCCGACGGCATGCGCAACTCCAATTGCGTGGCCATCGCACCGACGGCAACCATCTCCAACATCGTGGGCGTGGACGCCTCGATCGAGCCCTGCTTCGGCAACCTCTCGGTCAAGTCCAACCTGTCGGGCGAATTCACCATCATCAACGGCTACCTGGTGCGCGACCTGAAGCGCCTGGGCCTGTGGGATGACGTGATGGTCATGGACCTGAAGCACTTCGACGGCTCGCTGCGCCCGATCGACCGGGTCCCGGAGAGCGTCAAGTCACTCTACGCAACCGCGTTCGAGGTGGAGACCACCTGGCTGGTCGAAGCCGCCGCACGCCGCCAGAAGTGGATCGACCAGGCCCAATCGCTGAACATCTATATGTCTGGCGCCTCCGGCAAGAAGCTCGACGACACCTACAAGCTGGCTTGGCTGCGCGGCCTGAAGACCACCTACTACCTGCGCACCATCAGCGCGACGCATGCCGAGAAATCGACTGTGCAGTCGGGCCGGCTCAACTCCGTCTCTTCGGGCGAGCCTGCGGCTGTTGCCGCAGCACCGAGTGCAATCGAAGCCGCCGCCGCACAGGCACGCGCGCAGGCCGACGCACTGCCCGCAACAGACATCAAGTTCTGCGCGATCGACGACCCTACTTGCGAAGCCTGCCAGTAA